One part of the Dioscorea cayenensis subsp. rotundata cultivar TDr96_F1 chromosome 2, TDr96_F1_v2_PseudoChromosome.rev07_lg8_w22 25.fasta, whole genome shotgun sequence genome encodes these proteins:
- the LOC120274345 gene encoding leucine-rich repeat receptor-like protein kinase PXC2: MARSDLQTMNPVMSTSLISDSTLLIPLIPFITFYSQQWNNSSYPWKPITLALPYISSPHAHPYLKANDLHWLSGMTSLHHLDLSGVDLSNVHGWLHDINMLPSLLVLKLKRTNPQVGVALPVTIGNLSRLRVLSLSGNNLSGKLPETIGNLAHLKFLDLSGNAISGRLPDSFGNLSQLQHLSMQSNGINGTLPKGMGNLCKLQILDFTSNFISGGIDDLVDRLSKCSENKKGSDSGSTDGLIRLRLGNNRLNDTVPVSTGQLFKLQELNLSSNSLVGVLTESHFANLVNLAYLDLSYNSLQLNVSENWKPPFSCYTITMCSCRVGPVFPAWIRTQTNLSELCLSNTGLSGTIPAWLWDLKSSYVLNLSNNNLEGRLPTSLKNYPVNQVDLSSNRFEGPLPELSTNLIFINLSNNSFSGPIPSYFAVATYTQVFALSDNHITGSIPSFFCNFAFLELFDVSNNNMSAGLPGCWNSASALKVINLSNNNFTGSIPTWIGRKTFHL, encoded by the exons ATGGCAAGGAGTGACCTGCAAACCATGAATCCTGTCATGTCAACAAGCTTGATCTCCGACAGCACCCTTCTGATCCCTTTGATCCCTTTTATCACTTTTTACAGCCAGCAA TGGAATAATTCCTCATACCCTTGGAAACCTATCACGCTTGCGTTACCTTATATTAGCTCGCCTCATGCGCATCCTTATCTGAAAGCAAATGACCTCCACTGGCTCTCTGGAATGACATCTTTGCATCACCTTGACTTGAGTGGAGTGGACCTTTCTAACGTGCATGGTTGGCTTCATGACATTAATATGCTCCCTTCTCTTCTTGTCTTGAAACTCAAACGTACTAATCCCCAAGTTGGTG TGGCGTTACCAGTCACAATTGGTAACTTGAGTCGCTTGAGAGTCTTGAGCTTGTCTG GTAACAATCTCAGTGGCAAATTACCTGAAACTATAGGGAATCTTGCTCACTTGAAGTTTCTAGATTTGTCTGGAAATGCAATAAGTGGTAGATTACCAGATAGTTTTGGAAATCTTAGCCAATTGCAGCACTTGAGCATGCAGAGCAATGGCATCAATGGAACATTGCCAAAAGGTATGGGGAACTTATGCAAGTTACAGATTTTAGATTTTACTAGCAATTTTATCAGTGGAGGCATTGATGATCTTGTTGATAGATTGTCTAAATGCAGCGAGAACAAGAAAGGCTCTGATTCTGGAAGCACGGATGGTCTAATCAGACTAAGATTGGGAAACAACAGGCTGAATGACACAGTTCCAGTTAGCACAGGCCAATTATTTAAACTGCAGGAATTGAATCTCTCTTCAAATTCTTTGGTCGGTGTCTTAACTGAATCTCATTTTGCTAATCTAgtaaacttggcatatttggaCTTGTCCTACAACTCGTTGCAATTGAATGTAAGTGAGAATTGGAAGCCTCCTTTTAGTTGCTATACTATCACAATGTGTTCTTGCAGAGTAGGCCCTGTTTTTCCTGCTTGGATTAGAACTCAGACAAATTTGAGCGAACTTTGCTTATCAAATACTGGACTTTCAGGCACTATCCCAGCATGGTTATGGGACCTTAAGTCCTCTTATGTACTCAATTTGTCAAATAACAATTTGGAGGGGAGGCTACCAACTTCTTTGAAAAATTACCCTGTCAatcaagttgatttgagttCAAACAGATTTGAAGGCCCATTACCTGAGCTCAGcactaatttgatttttatcaatCTCAGCAACAACTCATTCTCTGGGCCTATTCCTTCTTACTTTGCAGTTGCTACATACACTCAAGTTTTCGCTTTATCTGATAATCATATCACTGGCAGCATTCCATCGTTCTTCTGCAACTTTGCTTTCTTGGAATTGTTTGAtgtatctaataataatatgtcTGCAGGACTTCCTGGCTGCTGGAATTCAGCGTCAGCATtgaaagttattaatttatctaataaCAATTTCACAG GTAGTATACCAACGTGGATCGGGAGAAAAACCTTTCATCTTTAA